The Canis lupus baileyi chromosome 33, mCanLup2.hap1, whole genome shotgun sequence region TATATACTAATTTAGGCTGTGCCTTGTTTAGCATCTGGTATTAAAGTTTAGGTATGATTTCCCCCTATATGTTCAGAATCTGCAAAagagaattcaaaaaaaaaaaaaaaaaagccaaaacggAAATTGTCAACTTAATGCACAAATGACATTTATGAgtctccagagagagagagagagagagagagagagagagaataatagcCAGACACCCTTTTCTGGCTCATCAAGGAGAACAATCTCAGAGAAGGCAAACAGCGAGCACCCCACCCACCATGTTTAACAATCTGATTTTCTAAATGCAAAGTGGAAACAGTGATCTCCCTACAATGAATCTAGCGAGGGGACGCTTTTCTAGTGTCCTATCTCATTTCCATCTTCCAGACTCCCCCCAAATCTCAAACCAATGCTCATCATCCCAGCTCAGTGCCCTGCAATACACTCACGGGTACGAAGGACACACTCCTTTTCCGGAGACAGGTGAGTGCTGAGCTCAAACAGGTGTCTATGTTCTCAAAAACTATAGCCCACCCGAAGCTCAAACCATGTTTTAGTAAAGGCCTCTTTTATTGGGTTTGAAGTATGAGATATGATGGTATTTCTCTTAAAGTCAGTAAGTCTGCACAGGCTACCTTTTTACTACAGATTAGAAACTTAAGCAATTAGATGATATTAGTGTACATACAAAAACTGAGGAAGCTTCTGCTCTATTTGGTGCTGACTACATTTTCTATCGGAAGCTACTGGACAAgcaagtcaaaagaaaaatataaactatctCATTTACaggaatcaaaattaaatatattgcttttgttacttctttttcttcaacACAGCAAAGAGGGTGTTTGGTAGACTGGCTATTTATAATTCCTTACCAAAATCTTAACACTCTCAGTTGAATGTTTTTGGAGAACACCTGTACAACACAAACTTTAGTATTATTAATAATTCGATGACTCCTTCTAAGAATTCAGTTGCACTGTAGGGAGATCACTGTTTCCACTTCTGCACTTTCTCCAGAGTAAAGAAATACGAATTTAGTCAGAAGCATAGTGTTGTTCCTCCCTTCTAGTGCAGGGAAATCCGTCTACATAAATTCATGTTTTATGTGGGCATTATTCATATTCAATAGCTTGGTTAACTTTCCTAACAGAACTTTCTTAATATTTGATAACGGTGTAACAAGGTTTACAGAAACAATGGCCTGCTGAtgtttacaaatattaattcatgtttggtattttatgcatttaaatgcTTTTACTTAATGTCACCTGCCCTAAGAGTGAGTCAAAtctgttttcacattttaactaTAGTTCTTATCATCTGTTTAAATTTTGTGTGGTCATAGCATTCTCATTGCAATACGACTAGAACGACCTAACAGTGTTTTCGCTAGTAGtggttttgctatttttaatattaagcGGGGATTTGATTGGCAATACCACAGGGTGATAAATTGAGGCAGTCATACGGAACGACCTACGTGGAACAATAATGCTAGTTCCAGAAgcaacataataataataataataataataataataataataaacccagTGAATATGATCTCCTCTTAATTACGGTCGTTAACCTTCATTGAagcttcctccttttctcccgTTCTTTCTGTCGACTTGAACTATTTCTATTTACGGAGCCCCCAATCGAAGGACCCAACAGTCCTTAAGCGCAACTTCCGGTCGTTAATACTCGCTTCCTCTTCCTGGTCTCTCGGGAAAAGAAAGCGAAAGAGAAACCCAGGTAAGCCTGGGCCCCCGAGACCCCCGGGAGTGCCGCGGCCGCAGACAAGGCCGGACGCGCTCGCCTCAGTCCAGCACGGAGGAGGGGGCCGGGCGGACGCAGCAGTTGGGGCGGCGGAAGGTCTGCAGCACCGACTGCAACACGCTGTGCTGCCTGCCTTTGAGCTTCTTATTTGAAGAAGTATCTGAGGAAATGGATCTCCGGGCCTGGCTGCTTTGCGCCTTGATTAATTTCTCGTGTTCCCTGATCTGTCTCTGCAGGTGGTTCTGGATGGCGATTCCCAGGGACTCCGGGTCCAGGGAGGCCCCGTACACTTCCCAGGTCATGCCCTGCTCATCCCACACCACGTCCCTGACGCGCTTGGACTGCTTCAGCTGCAGCTTGGAGTCGGGGCcgagctgcttcttcttctctcccGGGGTGAGCCCCACCTGCGCGGCGGCCGCCGTCACGTTGAGCTTTTGCTCCCTGAGGAACTCGCTGACGCGGCTGGCGCGGCGCGGGCTGGCTTTGGCCAAGCGAGAAGGGGTCCTCTTGCCGGAACCCGGACTGGAGTCGCCCACGGCGGCGTCACACGGCAGGCTCAGGCTGGCGGCCGCCTTGGGCGCTCGGCTTTCTTCCGACGCCGCCTCCTGGCTGCGCCTCACGGGGGACGGCGTAGCaccggcggcgggcgcggggcctcCACCTTCCCGAGACTTCGGGGTGAGCAGCAGCGTCTCGGCgtccgcccgggccccgccgtCCAGGCTCTCGGTGCCCCGACGCGCCGGCCGCTTTCCTGCCTGAGGAGAGGCGCGCTGCCCGTCCCCCGCGGCGCCCCAGCTCTCGGCCCTGGCAGGGCCGCCGGACGCCCGGAGCTGGCAGTGTGCGTCTGTTCTGTGGCCATCCGCGCTGTTCACCGCCAGCTCGGCCGGCTCGGATTCAGAGCCCCCCAGTCGGTGGCCTGTCGCCGTGTGACTTCCTGCGCTGACAGAAATCTGGTCGCTGGCGCTGGCTTTTGGGGAGCCAGACTTCACACTCGAGAGCTGTGTGGAGGTGGGCGCCTCCCTGCTTGGGGTCATTCCTGCTGACCTCCCCGCTTCCTTACACGTACTCTGAGCATCGCCCGCTGCCGCCGCGGTCGGTGACACGGTAAGGACCTCCCCCGGTAGCCTCACCGAGTTACCTTCTCCTTGGAAAGCCGTGGAAACGGCAGTAGGCGCCTGGCCGTGCGCCTCCGGTGTGATGCCTGGACACTGACCTggctcctgggggcccaggaggtCGTCAGACACCTCCACGGTGCGGCTCCCACTGCCACCCCCATGGCAGACGACACGAAGCTGCTCCTGTGGTTCCAAACGCTCAGGAACGGGCATTTCCTTTAAGAATGCTGTGAGGATGCTGGGGCTGGTGGACACGGACCTGCTCTCGACACTTGCCACCGCCTGCACCTCGGCGTCTTGCTGAGCCCTGCTGGGAACTTCCCTGACCTCACCTGCAGCTTGGTTGGTCATTGTACTCGCTTCTTTGAACCGTAACACCTGGTGCTGCGCTGGCAGCGGCACCTTTCCCAGGTCCGGAGGAAACGTGGAGCCTTGACTAGTGAGGTGGGATAGTTGAGTTGTCACGGGAGTCACACTCTGGCTGTCCGAGGTGGTGGCAGGGGGCTGTTTGTTCCCAGAGCATCCATCTTCTCTTGCTGGAGGTTCACAGGACCTTGTCCGGGGGTCACACATAGCTCCTGGCCTTTCCCCTTCAGGTCCGCCTACGGGAGAGGAG contains the following coding sequences:
- the GPRIN3 gene encoding G protein-regulated inducer of neurite outgrowth 3, with protein sequence MGTVPDPLRSAKTSLITASGKEEDLEVQPASPRAPPALLCKNTNGLSGPPEEPVLSPRAAAEALMQACEHETTQPDMSSPGIFNEVEKVSSACNSPGHTQLPGSCEPTAPAPCSTAGKDLDEALTMPASQHAYQAIPGAQLKASPSSGPEDTLLKTLRTSSEGEQAETSSCPAGSTRGNSEAQVPCDSPSPETIQETVQTANMAARAFIHTSSPVGGPEGERPGAMCDPRTRSCEPPAREDGCSGNKQPPATTSDSQSVTPVTTQLSHLTSQGSTFPPDLGKVPLPAQHQVLRFKEASTMTNQAAGEVREVPSRAQQDAEVQAVASVESRSVSTSPSILTAFLKEMPVPERLEPQEQLRVVCHGGGSGSRTVEVSDDLLGPQEPGQCPGITPEAHGQAPTAVSTAFQGEGNSVRLPGEVLTVSPTAAAAGDAQSTCKEAGRSAGMTPSREAPTSTQLSSVKSGSPKASASDQISVSAGSHTATGHRLGGSESEPAELAVNSADGHRTDAHCQLRASGGPARAESWGAAGDGQRASPQAGKRPARRGTESLDGGARADAETLLLTPKSREGGGPAPAAGATPSPVRRSQEAASEESRAPKAAASLSLPCDAAVGDSSPGSGKRTPSRLAKASPRRASRVSEFLREQKLNVTAAAAQVGLTPGEKKKQLGPDSKLQLKQSKRVRDVVWDEQGMTWEVYGASLDPESLGIAIQNHLQRQIREHEKLIKAQSSQARRSISSDTSSNKKLKGRQHSVLQSVLQTFRRPNCCVRPAPSSVLD